A single region of the Acetivibrio cellulolyticus CD2 genome encodes:
- a CDS encoding PAS domain-containing sensor histidine kinase: MIIYTIIGALWITLSDKVLTFFVSDPLKMIKISTYKGWFFVICTAVLLYILIDSSTNEIKKSKDELRVSEERYRLVINNTTDGMWEWDIAKDKIIYPLEWKRLLGYKDKDFAGNRTDIERFLHPDDVMEMRDSIWEYLNGKIPKFKLEIRVKTKIDEYVWAQIRGQAIWDNEGKPSGMIGTVTDITERKITEVALKNTMEENKKLLNEVIEYDRLKTEFFTNISHEFRTPLNVILSVVQVLSIHEKKGEDTVNIEKINRYMKNVRQNCFRLLKLINNIIDVNRIDSGFLKLQLRNEDIVRIINQIVSSVKEFVSVNQLKITFSSNVKQKVMAFDVDKVERLMLNLISNSIKFTKPGGEIFINVYDLGDLVNISVRDTGIGIEKDKLPIIFARFRQVNSTLVKDSEGSGIGLSLVKSLVEMHNGDIRVISEPGIGTEFIISFPAKILSDEENESMSGVAFELKNEGVERAEIEFSDIYIAEQSSTRN, translated from the coding sequence ATGATAATTTATACTATTATAGGAGCGCTTTGGATTACGCTTTCAGACAAGGTGCTAACTTTTTTTGTAAGCGACCCTCTGAAAATGATCAAAATATCTACCTATAAGGGATGGTTTTTTGTTATATGTACTGCAGTATTGTTATACATTTTGATTGATAGCAGCACAAATGAGATAAAGAAATCAAAGGATGAGCTCAGGGTAAGTGAAGAACGGTACAGATTGGTTATAAACAACACAACTGATGGAATGTGGGAATGGGATATAGCAAAAGACAAGATTATTTATCCTCTTGAATGGAAGAGATTACTTGGCTATAAAGATAAAGATTTCGCAGGTAATAGGACTGATATTGAACGTTTTTTACACCCAGATGATGTCATGGAGATGAGAGATTCAATATGGGAATATCTAAATGGAAAAATTCCTAAATTTAAATTGGAAATAAGAGTAAAGACTAAAATCGACGAATATGTATGGGCTCAAATAAGAGGACAGGCTATATGGGATAATGAAGGTAAACCTTCAGGAATGATAGGTACGGTTACCGATATTACTGAACGTAAAATAACCGAAGTAGCTCTGAAAAACACAATGGAAGAGAATAAAAAGCTTCTTAATGAAGTAATTGAGTATGATAGGCTCAAGACGGAATTTTTTACAAACATATCCCACGAGTTCCGTACTCCACTCAATGTGATACTTTCGGTAGTTCAGGTATTGTCAATTCATGAGAAGAAGGGAGAGGACACGGTTAATATTGAAAAGATAAACAGATATATGAAAAATGTTAGGCAGAATTGTTTCCGGTTGCTTAAGCTTATTAATAATATTATTGATGTAAACAGAATAGACTCGGGTTTTTTAAAATTGCAGTTAAGAAACGAGGATATTGTTAGAATTATAAACCAAATTGTAAGTTCTGTAAAAGAATTTGTAAGTGTCAACCAGCTAAAGATCACATTTTCATCAAATGTAAAACAAAAGGTCATGGCATTTGATGTTGATAAAGTTGAAAGATTAATGCTCAACCTTATTTCTAATTCCATTAAGTTTACCAAACCTGGGGGAGAAATATTTATAAATGTCTATGATCTTGGTGATCTTGTAAATATTTCAGTAAGAGATACAGGTATAGGAATTGAAAAAGACAAATTACCCATTATTTTTGCTCGTTTTAGGCAGGTTAACTCAACCCTTGTTAAAGATAGCGAAGGTAGTGGAATTGGGTTGTCACTTGTTAAATCGCTGGTAGAGATGCATAATGGTGATATAAGAGTTATCAGTGAACCTGGTATTGGAACTGAGTTTATTATTTCTTTCCCGGCGAAAATCCTTAGTGATGAAGAAAATGAATCTATGTCAGGGGTAGCTTTTGAGTTGAAAAACGAAGGTGTTGAAAGAGCTGAAATAGAATTCTCTGATATATATATTGCTGAACAGAGTAGTACAAGAAATTAG
- a CDS encoding IS110 family transposase, giving the protein MSFSAIKAYKEQLKIFDKAIEEQIKLIPNPLTSIKGIGPVYSAGIIAEIGDIHRFKDHAALAKFAGISWTKHQSGNFTASNTKLIKFGNRYLRYYFMEATNKVRLHDHELKRFYELKYSQTPKTAHKRALALTARKFVRLVYALLHSNRLYIPPKGD; this is encoded by the coding sequence GTGTCTTTTTCGGCTATAAAAGCTTATAAGGAACAGCTCAAAATCTTTGATAAGGCTATTGAGGAACAAATTAAACTTATTCCTAATCCTTTAACCTCTATCAAAGGAATCGGCCCTGTATACTCTGCCGGAATAATAGCAGAAATTGGTGATATTCATCGTTTCAAAGATCATGCTGCATTAGCTAAATTTGCGGGTATTTCCTGGACAAAACACCAATCAGGAAACTTTACGGCTTCAAATACTAAATTAATTAAGTTTGGTAACCGTTATTTGCGTTACTACTTCATGGAAGCAACTAACAAAGTGAGATTGCACGATCACGAGTTAAAACGCTTCTATGAATTAAAATATAGCCAAACCCCAAAAACAGCTCATAAAAGGGCACTTGCATTAACTGCCAGAAAATTCGTTCGACTTGTCTATGCACTGCTGCATAGCAATCGACTTTATATTCCACCAAAAGGAGATTAA
- a CDS encoding response regulator: MATVLIVDDSSMARRNVRNILVSAGHTVLAEATNGVQAFVEYETHKPDLVTMDITMPILSGIDGTKKIIAAYPDAKIIMVSALNQKLMILEALQNGAKHYIVKPFSYEKVIEVVDEVLQISCPLAKTEINCSGAQKPQINYPTVPPIQQTKPESTVLRPFFIESKDGISVINISKSMCDKNITALKLGVQRISSITPLKVVFNFGDLEAIADDTFSKISEIFNSILNLEGSCIMVSTNQNFVMNISGRNSAIPIRLYSGKLSLSELDI; this comes from the coding sequence ATGGCTACTGTTTTGATTGTGGATGACTCATCCATGGCAAGAAGAAATGTAAGGAACATACTGGTCTCTGCAGGACATACTGTTTTAGCAGAGGCAACTAATGGTGTACAGGCATTTGTCGAATATGAAACCCACAAGCCAGATCTTGTAACTATGGATATAACTATGCCCATATTGAGTGGAATAGACGGGACAAAAAAAATTATTGCAGCCTACCCAGATGCAAAAATTATCATGGTAAGTGCACTAAACCAAAAATTAATGATTCTTGAAGCTCTTCAAAACGGTGCAAAGCATTATATTGTCAAACCCTTTTCCTATGAAAAGGTAATTGAAGTTGTTGATGAAGTTTTACAAATCTCCTGCCCGCTGGCAAAAACCGAAATCAACTGCTCAGGCGCTCAAAAGCCCCAGATTAACTATCCTACAGTTCCACCCATCCAGCAGACAAAACCCGAAAGTACAGTCCTAAGGCCGTTTTTCATTGAAAGTAAAGATGGTATATCAGTTATCAATATATCAAAAAGTATGTGTGATAAAAACATTACTGCGCTTAAATTAGGTGTACAAAGGATATCTTCAATTACGCCCCTAAAAGTAGTATTTAACTTTGGAGATCTTGAAGCCATTGCAGATGATACTTTTAGTAAAATATCAGAAATTTTTAACAGCATTCTCAATCTTGAAGGTTCATGTATTATGGTATCAACTAACCAGAATTTTGTAATGAATATATCTGGCAGGAATAGTGCAATACCTATAAGGCTCTATTCAGGAAAGCTTAGCCTTTCCGAACTTGATATATAA
- a CDS encoding [Fe-Fe] hydrogenase large subunit C-terminal domain-containing protein, translating into MDNNIIISKEEKCVGCNKCIYVCPVEGANISYIKDGKSYTKIDESKCITCGSCINACDHQARSYQDDLESFLNDLKNGEKISILAGPAFKISFPNYQQILGFLKSLGVINFYDVSIGADITTWAYLRAIKDRNLKSVVAQPCPAVVNYVQKYRHEILPYLSPIHSPMMCTAIYLNKYLKVNDKLGFLSPCIAKKSEMQDPNTNKLVKYNITFKNLFDYIKSKGIDLSSFSKWDFAVHSYLAGDIYSMPGGLKENVCLYTKDAFIKQVEGPQQAYKYLDEYAQRCTSGNTLPLLVDILNCQNGCNIGTGTIKENSITELEEKVHSLKTNKSSKFNKNPQNLFKYFNKELKLEDFTRNYSKEDIGLPKEPSEADYNNIFSKMLKTTYEDKNKNCFSCGYGNCHKMVKSIFNGFNHIENCADYNLKASQQKELVEQKNHDLQGVLDQLEKMDEDKNQKLGILGKRVNEIIALLDDIALGSCENAKSVTNITESTSLLLSVSEKLKLNISKMKDSIDNYKEVTEQIVGISEQTNLLALNASIEAARAGEAGKGFSVVADEVRKLAEETRNTVQSTQKDEKIISENISSILTLSETLDGSLHNIHNEILDITAAIQEITAKQQELSSTSSLLLEEQK; encoded by the coding sequence ATGGATAATAATATCATAATCAGCAAAGAAGAGAAATGTGTTGGCTGCAACAAGTGCATATATGTATGTCCAGTTGAAGGTGCAAATATATCCTATATCAAAGATGGAAAAAGCTATACCAAAATTGATGAATCTAAATGCATCACATGCGGCTCATGCATAAATGCTTGTGATCATCAGGCAAGATCATATCAGGATGACCTTGAGAGCTTCCTTAACGATCTTAAAAATGGTGAAAAGATAAGTATTCTTGCAGGCCCCGCATTTAAAATTAGTTTCCCAAACTATCAACAGATTCTTGGATTTCTTAAGAGTCTTGGAGTAATTAATTTCTATGATGTTTCGATAGGTGCAGACATAACAACATGGGCATACCTTCGTGCTATAAAAGATAGAAATCTAAAGTCTGTCGTTGCGCAACCATGTCCTGCTGTTGTAAATTATGTTCAAAAATACAGACATGAAATACTACCTTATCTGTCTCCAATCCATAGTCCAATGATGTGTACTGCAATATACCTAAACAAGTATCTTAAAGTTAATGATAAACTAGGCTTCTTGTCCCCATGCATAGCTAAAAAATCAGAAATGCAAGACCCTAACACCAATAAACTTGTGAAATACAACATTACATTCAAAAATTTATTTGATTATATAAAAAGCAAAGGTATAGACTTATCATCATTTTCAAAATGGGATTTTGCCGTCCACTCTTATCTAGCAGGTGACATCTATAGTATGCCTGGAGGACTAAAGGAAAATGTCTGCTTGTATACGAAAGATGCCTTTATTAAGCAAGTTGAAGGTCCACAGCAGGCCTATAAGTACCTTGATGAGTATGCCCAAAGATGCACTTCCGGAAATACTCTTCCACTTTTAGTTGACATCTTAAATTGTCAAAACGGCTGTAATATTGGAACAGGCACAATAAAAGAAAATAGTATAACTGAACTTGAAGAAAAAGTACACAGTTTAAAAACAAACAAGTCTTCAAAATTTAATAAAAACCCTCAAAATCTATTTAAATATTTTAATAAAGAACTTAAATTAGAGGACTTTACCAGAAATTATTCAAAAGAAGATATAGGGCTACCTAAAGAACCTAGTGAAGCAGACTATAATAACATCTTTAGCAAAATGCTCAAGACAACTTATGAAGACAAAAATAAAAATTGTTTCTCCTGTGGTTACGGCAATTGCCACAAAATGGTGAAATCAATTTTCAACGGGTTCAATCACATTGAAAACTGCGCTGACTACAACTTGAAAGCATCTCAACAAAAAGAACTCGTTGAACAAAAAAACCACGATCTGCAGGGAGTACTGGATCAGCTTGAAAAAATGGATGAGGATAAAAACCAAAAACTTGGCATATTGGGCAAGAGAGTTAATGAGATAATTGCACTTTTAGATGATATAGCACTCGGCAGTTGCGAAAATGCTAAATCTGTCACCAATATAACCGAGTCTACAAGTTTATTATTATCTGTTTCGGAAAAACTAAAATTGAACATAAGTAAAATGAAAGACAGCATCGATAACTATAAAGAAGTTACAGAGCAGATTGTTGGAATATCGGAGCAGACTAATTTACTGGCATTAAATGCCTCTATAGAAGCTGCCAGAGCCGGTGAAGCCGGAAAAGGCTTTTCAGTGGTAGCAGATGAAGTTAGAAAGCTCGCTGAAGAAACAAGAAATACAGTACAATCAACACAAAAAGATGAGAAAATAATATCTGAAAATATATCAAGTATACTTACCCTATCAGAAACTCTAGACGGAAGCCTTCATAACATCCATAATGAAATACTGGATATTACAGCCGCCATACAGGAAATCACCGCCAAACAACAAGAATTGTCAAGTACATCAAGTCTGCTGCTTGAAGAGCAGAAATAG
- a CDS encoding chromate transporter, with translation MIQLLLFWTFFKIGLFSFGGGYAMIPLIQTEIERNGWIGAKEYADIIAISQMTPGPLAVNAATYVGAKTAGILGSFSATLGVSLPSFILIVIIAHFFIQFKENAIIESILQGIRPVTIGMVGSAVVFMAGTSIFKSGISFIEIKSLLTGQLSNSDNIIDVWSIAVFLIILISTVKFKVHPILAVVLSAVLGMVPLIISTLWGGLT, from the coding sequence ATGATTCAACTGTTGCTTTTCTGGACTTTCTTTAAAATAGGACTTTTCAGCTTTGGTGGGGGGTATGCAATGATTCCTCTCATCCAGACAGAAATTGAACGAAACGGCTGGATAGGTGCAAAAGAGTATGCAGACATTATTGCAATATCACAAATGACTCCAGGTCCGCTTGCTGTAAATGCTGCAACTTATGTTGGAGCAAAAACCGCAGGGATATTGGGATCATTTTCAGCTACTCTGGGGGTATCACTGCCTTCCTTCATATTGATTGTAATAATTGCCCACTTTTTTATTCAGTTTAAAGAAAATGCTATCATAGAATCAATACTCCAAGGAATCAGACCTGTAACGATAGGAATGGTTGGTTCAGCTGTAGTATTTATGGCAGGAACCTCAATTTTTAAGTCCGGAATTTCTTTTATCGAAATAAAATCTCTATTAACAGGTCAGTTATCAAATTCCGATAATATAATAGATGTATGGAGTATTGCAGTTTTTTTGATAATACTTATTTCTACAGTTAAGTTCAAAGTTCACCCAATATTGGCTGTAGTTTTATCTGCAGTATTAGGTATGGTACCTCTAATAATAAGCACTTTATGGGGCGGACTTACTTAG
- a CDS encoding chromate transporter, with translation MSNKNTKELWEIFVTFFKIGAFTIGGGYAMLPLIEKEVVDHRHWVNEEEIVDIFAIVQSVPGVIAINTSMFVGYKIAKIKGAISAALGVILPSFLIILAIYYVMSGINENEFVQKAFEGIRAGVTALILLTAIKLSKKTIKSYVSAILAAIAFILMVFFKTNAIVIVLGGGIAGYIMYMLRKVKKI, from the coding sequence ATGAGTAATAAAAACACAAAAGAACTATGGGAAATATTCGTTACTTTTTTCAAAATAGGAGCCTTTACTATAGGTGGAGGATATGCGATGCTTCCATTGATCGAAAAAGAAGTAGTAGATCATAGGCATTGGGTAAATGAAGAAGAAATTGTAGACATTTTTGCTATAGTTCAATCAGTACCTGGGGTAATTGCAATAAATACCTCTATGTTTGTAGGCTATAAGATAGCTAAGATCAAAGGCGCTATATCTGCGGCCCTTGGTGTAATACTTCCATCCTTTTTAATAATCCTTGCCATCTATTATGTAATGTCCGGGATAAATGAGAATGAATTTGTTCAGAAAGCGTTTGAAGGTATAAGAGCAGGAGTCACTGCACTAATACTTTTAACAGCAATAAAGCTTTCAAAGAAGACAATAAAAAGTTATGTATCCGCCATTCTTGCAGCTATTGCCTTTATATTGATGGTATTCTTCAAAACAAATGCTATTGTTATAGTATTGGGCGGAGGAATTGCAGGTTATATAATGTATATGTTAAGGAAGGTAAAAAAGATATGA
- a CDS encoding cellulose binding domain-containing protein, protein MRIFYDVKKRRIIIKLAIGVFFLFSVVMMLKSYSTPPSTTPTLASNTDYQNSIVVSVQSTAINNSSSQTLPETTLDKKNQVLVTATALPSTAISPSVVSPSVVSTSISQAIKSSKPSSETVKNAPTPTTLNALKTSATKVIMPIATKVANPTPTKKLSAPTLKVNNSTKASGELQVMYFSSNSSSSTNTITPMFKLINNTASAIKLSEIKIRYYFTVDSNIPQSFWCDWCTAGSSNVYGNFLKLSTSKSNADHYLEIGFSNTSGVISPGKIIEIQTRLSKDNWTDFSQLNDYSFNPSQRYVTSNKITLYTNGKLIYGKEP, encoded by the coding sequence ATGAGGATATTCTATGATGTAAAAAAGAGAAGAATAATTATAAAGCTTGCAATAGGAGTTTTTTTTCTGTTTTCTGTCGTAATGATGCTGAAAAGTTATTCCACTCCTCCTTCAACTACTCCTACATTAGCATCAAATACTGATTACCAAAACTCAATAGTTGTATCAGTTCAAAGTACTGCAATAAATAACTCAAGCAGTCAAACACTACCTGAAACCACTCTTGATAAAAAAAATCAAGTACTCGTGACTGCTACCGCTTTGCCATCAACTGCCATATCACCATCAGTTGTATCACCGTCAGTTGTATCAACATCAATTTCTCAAGCAATAAAATCATCAAAACCATCTTCTGAAACAGTAAAAAATGCACCAACTCCAACTACTTTAAATGCCCTTAAGACATCTGCCACTAAAGTTATTATGCCTATTGCAACCAAAGTCGCTAATCCAACTCCTACAAAAAAACTTTCTGCACCTACACTAAAGGTAAATAATTCTACAAAAGCTTCAGGAGAGCTTCAGGTAATGTATTTCAGTAGCAATTCTTCATCTTCTACTAACACTATAACCCCGATGTTTAAACTAATTAACAATACTGCCTCTGCCATAAAGCTTTCAGAAATAAAAATAAGATATTACTTTACTGTTGACAGTAATATCCCACAAAGCTTTTGGTGCGATTGGTGCACTGCTGGATCTTCCAATGTTTACGGAAACTTTTTAAAGCTATCCACATCTAAAAGTAATGCAGACCATTACCTTGAGATAGGTTTCTCAAATACCTCTGGAGTTATATCACCCGGAAAAATTATTGAGATACAAACAAGGCTTTCTAAAGACAACTGGACAGACTTTAGCCAATTAAACGACTATTCTTTCAACCCTTCCCAAAGGTATGTCACCTCAAATAAGATAACATTATATACAAACGGAAAACTAATATATGGAAAAGAACCTTGA
- a CDS encoding exodeoxyribonuclease III: MLKMISWNVNGIRAVMGKGFTDFFQKEDADIFCIQETKVQEGQIEIPFEGYYKYWNYAEKKGYSGVAVFTKIKPITVSYGIGIEEHDKEGRVITLEFDEYYVVTVYTPNSQRGLTRLHYRMKWEDDFLSYLKSLERYKPVIVCGDLNVAHKEIDLKNPQSNKKNAGFTEEERSKFDSYVNNGFIDTFRYFYPDRIGVYTWWSYMFNSRQNNAGWRIDYFIVSERIKDRLKDALVYSEITGSDHCPVGILLD; the protein is encoded by the coding sequence ATGCTAAAGATGATATCATGGAATGTAAACGGTATAAGGGCTGTTATGGGGAAAGGGTTTACAGACTTCTTCCAAAAGGAAGATGCAGATATATTCTGCATTCAGGAAACAAAGGTACAGGAGGGACAAATTGAAATACCTTTTGAAGGTTATTATAAATATTGGAACTATGCAGAAAAGAAAGGTTACTCAGGAGTAGCGGTTTTTACCAAAATAAAGCCCATTACTGTATCTTATGGTATCGGAATAGAGGAACATGATAAAGAGGGAAGGGTTATTACTCTCGAATTTGATGAATACTATGTTGTAACAGTGTATACGCCTAATTCGCAGAGAGGGCTTACACGGCTTCATTATCGTATGAAGTGGGAAGATGATTTCCTTTCATATTTAAAATCTCTTGAGAGGTATAAACCGGTAATTGTTTGTGGGGATCTTAATGTAGCCCATAAGGAGATTGACCTAAAAAATCCTCAATCAAATAAAAAAAATGCAGGATTTACGGAAGAGGAAAGAAGCAAGTTTGATAGTTATGTAAATAATGGTTTTATTGATACTTTCAGATACTTTTATCCTGATAGGATAGGAGTATACACTTGGTGGTCATATATGTTTAATTCAAGGCAGAATAATGCAGGATGGAGAATAGACTATTTTATTGTTTCGGAGAGAATTAAGGATCGGCTTAAGGATGCGTTGGTTTATTCTGAAATCACTGGCTCTGATCACTGTCCTGTCGGTATTCTATTAGATTAA
- a CDS encoding single-stranded DNA-binding protein, with protein sequence MNKVMLIGRLTQDPEVRHTTTNKTLCQFRLAVSRKFTKQGDEPQADFFPVVAWEKTSEFCSNYFRKGQQVAVIGRLHNRTWDDAEGKKHYITEIIAEEVSFADSKKSSDLLQDTGTEVFQSAVGEYNSQNDVSELPF encoded by the coding sequence ATGAACAAAGTTATGCTAATTGGGAGACTAACCCAGGACCCTGAAGTAAGGCACACTACCACAAATAAAACCCTCTGCCAGTTCAGACTTGCTGTAAGCAGAAAATTTACAAAGCAGGGAGATGAACCACAAGCCGATTTCTTTCCTGTAGTTGCATGGGAGAAAACATCGGAATTTTGCAGCAACTATTTCCGTAAAGGACAGCAAGTTGCAGTAATAGGAAGGTTGCATAATCGAACCTGGGATGATGCCGAAGGTAAAAAGCATTATATAACGGAAATTATCGCAGAAGAAGTATCCTTCGCTGACAGTAAAAAGTCTTCAGATCTTTTACAAGATACGGGCACAGAAGTTTTCCAAAGTGCTGTAGGAGAATACAATTCACAAAATGATGTGAGCGAACTTCCATTTTAA
- a CDS encoding PspC domain-containing protein: protein MGRKLKRSKHDKVLAGVCGGVAEYLNLDSTIIRLGFVLLTFFGGVGPIAYIVGVFIMPQQESYKPNNFFDEDKDNIGAEYDSEKDFTQVMGDSMDTGSQDSQRSGAFVGVSLILLGLMFLAKQFIPAINFTQLVPVLLIVIGIFIVFRNGRK, encoded by the coding sequence ATGGGACGCAAGTTGAAACGTTCAAAACACGATAAAGTTTTAGCTGGTGTTTGTGGTGGAGTAGCTGAGTATTTAAATTTGGATTCAACTATTATAAGGCTTGGTTTTGTGCTTCTGACTTTCTTTGGAGGGGTAGGTCCAATTGCTTATATAGTAGGTGTATTTATAATGCCTCAGCAGGAAAGCTATAAGCCTAACAACTTTTTTGATGAAGATAAAGATAACATAGGTGCGGAGTATGATAGTGAAAAAGACTTTACACAAGTAATGGGTGACAGTATGGACACTGGGAGTCAGGATTCTCAAAGAAGCGGAGCTTTTGTAGGCGTAAGTCTTATATTACTTGGGCTTATGTTTTTAGCAAAGCAATTTATACCCGCGATTAACTTTACGCAGTTAGTTCCTGTTTTGCTTATAGTAATTGGCATTTTTATTGTTTTCAGGAATGGGAGGAAATAG